Genomic segment of Iocasia fonsfrigidae:
GAGAAGTTGGCCTCTCCCCTGATAGCCTTTTGCATATATTCCCTGTTTGAGCGGTCATCAAGGTCACCGACAGTTTTATAGATCTGCCTCCCGGCCCTATTCATAACATATAGATTGGCAATATAGGGGTTACCAGCTGTTATAGGGTCTAAGACATCCTTAATTCTTTCAGGATCCATCTCCTTTACCCCAGCTGTCTCTACAATTGAATCAACAGTTATCCGGGTATTAGTTATCATAGAACCAACTGTATCCCCAAGACCTTCAGCTAATTTCATATTATCATTATATATCTGCTTATTTATTAAAGCTCTTTCTTGATTTATAGTAATAATACCATATATGATTAGGGGTGTTATCATTAAAAAGACCAGGATTAAAAATAATTTTGTTTTAAAACTCTCCAATACTTTCATTATATGTACCTCCATTTCCTATTATATTGCTCTGCTGTATTGTATTGAACGTTTTTATTATCTTTTAACCACGCTGATCTTTCATGACCTGATAAATAAACTTATCAATTTTTTGACTCACCTCCAGTACTTTTGGTGAAGTAAGAGTTAGCTTCATAACCTCATCTTTGACCTGATTTTTAAGGGTATTGATTTTATTTAATGTAGGGTCGTTCCTTTCGTCTATCACATCTATTTTCCTCCTATTATTTTAGGTTTTATAATTTATTATAAATACAATTATCTAATACCTTTAAGGTTTATTTGCTAGTTTAATTTCTATGTATTATTTCTGTTACTATTGTACCATAATATTTTGAACAAATTATCAAATTTAACCAATTATTTTGACACATTCTGAGTTGTTATGTTAAAAAATCTACTAATAAATAACAATTGATTAATATTGTGACTAATTTTGTTTTTTTCGTATAAAAAATTTCTATATAATGATGATATTAGTTTATAAGGGGGCAAAAACATGAATTCATTTTCATTTCGCTTAAAAAATTTAAGAAAAGAAAAAAATATATCACAGGAAAAATTAGCAAATGATCTGGGGTATTCCCGGTCCACTATTGCCAATTACGAACAAAATACCAGACTGCCTTCAGCTGATGTTTTGACTAGAATTGCAGACTATTTTGAAGTTTCTTTAGATTACCTGCTAGGGAGGTCAAATATACGCTTAAGTCTGAAGGACTACCTAACACATAACACCCCAAGCATTCTGTTATTTATTGACTTTGAAAGTGGTAAAATCATTGAGCACAGCCCAGCTGCTCTATCATACTATGGTTATACCCGCGAACAATTTCTTAATAAAACAATCTTTGATCTACATACCCATCCCAGGGGGGAGATCAAAATATTAATCGATGAGGCACACAATAAAAAACAGCAGGTCTTTTATTCTAAACATAGATTAGCTAATGGTGAGATTAGAGATGTTAAAATAACTATAACCAGCTTAACTATTAATAGTAAAATCATCATAACCTTTTTAATTCAGGATATAACTGATTTTAGAAAAGAAAACATCTTTACTAATATACTCGATTCTTTACTGCTTACTCTGGGAAAAATTAACTTATATAAAACACCTTATAAAAAAAATCATTCTGAACATGTAGCTGCCCTTGCCTATGAAATAGGTAAACTCCTATCTCTACCAGCTTATAGACTTAATGCTCTGAAGATTGCTGCCTTACTCCATGATATTGGAGAATTGAATATCCCTTATGATATTCTAAACAAACCATCTGGTTTAACAGAAAATGAATTTAATCTTATCAAAGAACATCCTCAGTTTAGTTATGACATAATCAGCAATATCCCTTTTGAACAACCAGTAGCAAAAATTGTATTACAACACCATGAAAGAATAGATGGCTCAGGTTATCCTAAGGGCTTAAGTAATAGCAATATACTCATTGAAGCAAAAATATTGGCGGTTGCTGATGTTGTTGATGCTATCACCTCAGATCGGCCATATAGACAGGCCCTGGGAATAGACTATGCCTTAAATGAATTAAAAAGAAACAGCAGGATAAAATATGACCCGGATGTAGTTGAGGCCTGTCTTAAATTGTTTAAAAATAAGTTGTTTACATTTAAAAATAAAAAACTAAAATAATTACCATAATTAAAAGGCTAAATTCAGGAAATAACTAAAGAAGAGTAAGAAAAGGGAGGTGAAACTAAATGAGTGTAGGCAAACAACTCCATCAAACCCTGGCCTCTCTCCGTAGTGCCAAGACTGATATGGAAACCTATGCCTTATCAACTGAAGATAAAGATGCTCAAAAACTCTATGCCGATTGTGAAAACCAACTGGAAAATATGATCAATAGTTTTGCTGGCAGGGTAAATTATGTTGAAGAACAGGAACCACAGTATAATGTAAAAAAACAAATGCAGGAAAATAATCAACAAAAATCCTGAAAATTTAAATGTTGAACCCACAAAGGAGACTTATCAAATGATAAGTCTCCTTCTTTGTAATTTAAATCCTTAGCTATTTTATTGATTCTAATGAAATACTAATTCCCAGTAGAGTAAAAAAATCAGAAAAAGGGGTATCCACAATAATTGATACTGAAAGTCTTTATATATCAGATTATAAAGATACCTACCTAATTTATCTAAATACCTATTAACTCTGTTAAACAAGATATCAAGTGATGGTGTTTGCTGTTTTTTTATCTCAAAGCAATTAAAGACCTTAAGAATAAATACAGCAGGCAGCAGGTAGAAAATCACCTCTAAAAAGCCAGTTTTGAAATTATACCTGAAATCTATATCCTTTATAATTTTTACAATTAATTCACCATAAAACCCTACTGTTAAAAGTAATACAATAATTATAAATAGGGAAAGATATTCAAACTTTCTCAGCTGATATTTATTTCGGGCTCTACCTGATTCCCTTTGTCTTCTAGCAAGCAGATCCCTGAAAATACCCCAGTACAAAAAACGCAGGGCATATAAAGCAGTTAATAGACTGGAGATAAATAAGAGTATTGAGAAAAATTGTCCGCTATCAATTCCATGTTTTATCAGATGTTTACTATTATACCCGGCCAGTAGGGGAATCCCCATCAGAGAACTAAAACTTATGATGATACTTAAACAGCTTACTGTCTGTCTCTGCCAGGCATCTTTGAAATCATAGATACATCTACTCCCATATTCCTCAATTAAACACCCATTAGTTAAAAACAAAGCTGTTTTGGCCAAACCATGAGCAATAATATGCAAAATACTACCTAGATAAGCATAGCTAACCCCACTTCCAATCCCAATTGCTATATACCCTAACTGACTGATTGAACTATAGGCCAGCAAAACTTTATAATCAATTGCTAAAAGGGCCTTTATCCCACCATAGAAAACCATTAAAAAGCCCAGGATTAGTAGTAAATTACTCCCTTCTGGAATAATCTTTAAGTAAGTAATAAAACCAAGTTTTACTACCCAGCCAGATAGTACAGCACTTACCGGAACCGGTGCCTGTGAATGAACTGGAGGCAGCCAGAAATGCAAACCAAAAATAGCACTCTTCATTCCCAGACCCAGAATAAGTAAATTTTGCAGCCAGACCTCTTTGATGGGCATTATCTCACTATACCCGGCATTAATAGCCAGCAGTATGGCATATAACAAAATACTACTACCTAAAAACTGAACAATAAAATACTGCCCAGCCAGTCCCCTCCCTTTCCAGAGTAACATTAAACTGGTTGAAACACTCACCATTTCCCAACCTATCAGGAGAATCAACCACCTCCTGCTAAATATTACAATTAAAAAAGAAAGGATATAAATAAAATTCAACAGATAATATTCCTTCCGCTTTGTTTTAATACTAAGCCTGGCCAGAGACATAGTTAAGGCTGTCAGTAAGATGCCTGTTATTCCAAAAATAAGATTTAAATTATCTATTTTAAAATTCATCTTAATAATCTCAGACATAGAATCCTCCCCATATTTACATAATACAAAGGTCTTAATCTGCTTTTATGAGCTACATCAACAATATCCAGAGAAAAAGTATTACTAAAAATATTGGTATCCATAACAATTGATACTGGAAGTCCTGGTATACTAAATTATAGATAAATTGTCCATTTTTAAATAATATCCTGTTGATATTATTAAATAGTTTATCCAATGTTGGTCCAGTACCATGAGGGATTTTATTCCAGGAGATACCCCTTAAAATCAATATTGAAGCCACTGTAAAGGCTGAAACCTCCAGAAAACCCTTTAAGAAGTTATACTGAAATTCTATTTTCTCAAACATATTAACAATTGTCCCGGAGTAAAAACCTAAAGTAATAAGCAGTACTATAATCATAGTTAAAACAAGATACTCACTTTTGCCTATCTGCCCAGAAGATAGTTTGGAATCCCGTTTTTCCCTGGATATCAGATCCCTGAAAACACCCCAGTATAGAAACCGTACTGAATATAAAGCAGTCAACAGGCTTGCTGCATAGAGAATAATACTAAAGAAAAACCCGTTCTCAAAACCATATTTGATAAGATATTTACTGTTAAAACCAGCTAGAACAGGAAAACCCATTAAAGATGAAAAACTAATTAGGATACCCAGGCTGGACATTTTATACCTGGGCCACATATTCTTAAATTCATAAATACTGCTGCTGCCATATCCTTTAATTAAATTAGCACTCCCCAGAAAAAGCCCGCTTTTAGCCAGACCGTGGGTGATTATATGTAAGATACTCCCCAGATAGCCATAGATAGTCCCACTACCAATTCCAATAGCAATATAACCCAAATGACTGATTGAACTATAGGCCAGTAAAACCTTATAATTAGTAGCCATCAGGGCCTTTATTCCACCATAAAAAGCCATCAATAAACCCAGTACTAATAAAAGATTATTTCCCTTGCTAATCAGTTTCAACATGGTGATAAAACCTAATTTAACAACCCAGCCTGATGAGACAGCATTAAAGATTACAGAAGCCTGAGAATATATAGCTGGAAGCCAGAAATGCAGCCCAAAGATAGCACTCTTCATCCCCAGTCCAAAAATAAACAGATTCTGCAGCCAGGTATCACCAATAGCTTGAATCTCAGTATATCCCTGACTAATAGCCACTAAAATAACCAGTAATAAAAAACTACTTCCTAAAAACTGAACTATAAAATACTGGGTTGCTAACTCCTTCCCACGCCAGATAAGCATCAAACTGGTAGTAATCGTAACCATTTCCCAAGCTACAAAGAAAACCAACCAGTCCTGACTAAATATAACAATTAAAAAAGAAAAAACATAAGCAAGATTTAAAATTAAATATTCCCTGCGCTTTACCTCTATATCTGTCCAGGCAAATAAGATTGTAAAAACAGTCAATAATACCCCAGCAATAGCAATCATCAAGTTTAAACTACTGAAAACAAAGCTGCTCATAATCCCTGCCATATTAAGCCCTCCTCAATAGATTCTGGACAATGGCTATTACTGGTTGAGTAAACAGCCAGTAAAAAATACCGCTGACAAGCATGATTATTGTAAAGATATAGGCAACACCAGTAACAATTTTCTCCCTGTAGAAAACCGACAACACCAGACTGAGTTTCCTGGGTTTTATACCCCTTTCATAATCCAGTAAGTTATATCCCCTAAAAATATAACGCAGATAATAGAATAAAGAAATCACACTTAAAATAATGATCAAAAAGGCTGCAAAATAATAACCTGACTCAATAAATCCCTTTAAAATATAATATTTACTAAAAAACCCGGGTAAGGGAGGAACACCAACCATCCCCATAGCTGCTATAATAAAGGCAATAAAAATACCCTGATTTTTATAGGCAATACCATTGAAATCAGCAATATGATGACTATCAGCATATTGTAATAAATACCCGGCAATGATAAAAAGGGTCGTCTTCATCAAGAGATGACTGAAAACATGTAATAAACCACCAGCTAAACCGCTTACTGTGTTAAGAGCCAGGGCAGCGGCAATCATACCGATATGACCTATAGTTGAAAAGGCCAGCAGCCTCTTTAGATCATCTTCTTTAAAGGCCAGTAAGTGGCCTAAAGTACTGGAAAAAAGCCCTAAATATATAATAAAATTATGCAGTCCAACGTTTGATAATAAAGCAAAGCCAAAAACAGGCCAGAACAATCGCAGGAAAATATAGATAAATACTTTTAGTAACACACCTGATAATAAAGCACTAATCGGCCCCGGACAGGCGCTATGTGCCTTGGGTAACCAGAAATGGAAAGGGAAGATACCTGATTTAATAAATAATGAGGTCAGGAAAAATACTATAATAGCCATCATCAGGTTTGGATTGATTTTCCCAACATGGGCAGCAATACTTTCCATATTGAGTGTTCCAAGACTAAAGTAAATTAAAAATACAGCTATCAGGAAAAACAAACCCCCAACAACTCCATAAAAAAGATACTTAAACGCAGCCTCAGCACCTTCACGGTTCCTTTTAAACGCCACCAGGGCAGCTGAAGTTACCGTTATTAATTCGATAAAAACATATAAATTAAAGAGGTCGCCGGTCAGAATCGCCCCCTGCATCGCTCCTGAAACCAGAAAAAGCAGGACATAGTATTTGCCTTCATGATGACCGATAAACCCAATAGAATATAATATAATTAAAAACATACTTAAGCAGATCAATAGCGAAAAAAAGAGGCTTAGGCCATCCATCACAATTGTAATCCCTAAAGATGAAGCCCACCCCCCTAGCAGATACTTAATAAAAAAATCTCCCCTAATTACTGCCTGGTAATTGGCTGTCAAAAGCAGTATGGCAACTATCAACTCCCCTGCAGCCGATGAAATAACCAGTAATTTCCTGACCTTGATATATATTATATCGATTAAGGGAATTAGAAAGGCTGTAATCAACGGTATTAATATTAAAAGTAGGACATTTAATTCCATCAGTCACGCAACCCCTTTAATATATCCAAATCTATAACATTCGCATATTTATTTATCTCTATAATTAGGGTCAACAGAAAAGCTGTTGTACTAGCCCCAATCACAATACCAGTTAAAATCAGGGCCTGTGGTAAAGGATTTACCACAGCAGCTGCCTTACTGCCAGTTTTCAAAATTGGGATAACCCCTTCCCTGTAATTAAGAGCCATAACCCAGAAAAAAGTTGCAGCCTCCATTATATTTAACCCAATAACCAGTTTTATTAGATTTTTTTTAACTAATATTGTATAGAAGCCCAGCATAAAGAGTAAAAGAAAAACCAGATTATATATCAAGATTTCAACTCCTCTTCTACATAGGTTTTTTGTATCATACTATAGAAAATAATAGCCAGTCCAGCACCTATCTTAAAACCTATCCCAATATTTATGTAGGGAATAACCCCTGCACTTATTAGCCTCCCTGGTTCATTAATTAAGGGATTCACATTGGCCAGGAAATGTCCCTTTAAAACCAGACCCAGCCCACCAATAAATAGAAATAACAGGGCACCTCCAGTCTCCAGTAAGGTCTTAGTTTTAGGGGGGTATTTTCTATAATCATAGGCACTTCCATAGACAATACTCAGGATGATAGAAATAGTACCGAGGATAACTCCCCCCTGAAAACCACCACCAGGGGATAAATGTCCATGGGTAATGACATATAAACCAAATAAAAATATAAATGGAGCTAGAAAACCGAAGGTGTTTTTCACAATAAATGATAAACCCTGAGAGGATACAGGGAGTGTTTTAAAAGACAGCAAAAGAACAATGGCACTAACTGTAGCAAATATAACAGTACTCTCACCCATAGAGTCAAAAGCCCTATAATCATAGAGTATAGCTGTAACCAGGTTCAAAGAACCTGTTTCTTGTAAACCCTTAGTAATAATGTGCTCAGCTGTACTATCCACAACAATCTCCTGTTCAGGTATAAAATCAAAACTAAAAATTAGTAAAGCACTTAGTAAAATCAGGAGTAAAATGACAATAGAATTCTTCAATTACTCATCCTCCCTGGAGACATGGTTTTTCCTACCTGATCTGACCTGACTAATTGCCGCCATAAAAATTGCTGTATTCAAACCTGAACCAATCACAGCTTCAGTCAGAGCCACATCAGGTGCTTTATACAGGAGATAGAGTGCTGTCAGGGCAAATGAAAAAATAGAAAGACAGATAATAGAGATTAATTCTTCTTCAAATATTACTGCCAGTAAGGCTGCAAAGACCATTAAAGCAATCAGCAAGTATTCCAGAAAAATCATTTTTCTCCCCTCTCAAGATAATCTGCATATTCATCAACACTCCTCACCCTGGGTAAGGCTACCTTCTGCTGATAAGAAGACCTGGCAATAGAATGGGTGGCCATAGGGTTTGAAATCAAGAAAAACAAACCTATCAGGATAATTTTTGTACTTAGAAATAATTCCCAGACATAAACTGCCACACCAAAGGTTACTAAAACAGCACTAATAGTCAAAACTACAGCAGCGGCATGTATTCTGATGTAAACATCAGGAAACCTGATTAAACCTATTACCGTGATAATCGCAAAAACTCCGCCAGCTCCCATCAGCAGATATGAAATAATCTCCCTGATTAACATTATTTATACAGCTCCTTATGTTCAAAAAACTTAGCAAAAATCAATATATCTACAAAAAATAAGACAGCATAGGCTAAAACTATATCAACCAATAGTCCAATATCATAATATAAACCTAAGAGCAGCATAACCAGGGCCAGAAATATCCCTATCGTATCTGCAGCTATCAGCCTGTCAGTTATTGTCGGACCAATTATCAAACGGTATAAAGTAAGAAAGGCCAGTATCACAAAGAAAATAGCTAATCCCAAGATCATTTATAGATCACACCCAGCCATCTTTCAAACCTGGCGATAATTGCCTTTCTGGCCTCAGCCTCTTCCCTGGTATTTACATCTATCCAGTGGATATAGTAGGCCCTTTCTGCCCTATCAAAATCAATGGTTAACGTACCTGGAGTCAGGGTAATTAAATTAGCCAGAACAGTAATAGCAGAAACATTATTTAACTTTGTCTTCACTTTTACTATACCAGGGGAAAAAGAAGGTGATTTTTCAAAAACGTGTTTTGATACCTTTAAAGCCGAGATTACTGCTTCATAAAAAAAGACTGGGATAAAAAGAAAGGTCAATAAGCCTTTCCGCAATGCCCCCAGAAGGCCTATCCTCTGCTCTATCCTCTGGTAAAGCATATCCCCAAAAAGAACCGTAGTAAGGAGTGAGGCTGCTATCCCCACTACTATAACATCTAAAGAAGATCTTCCGGCAAAGATAAGCCAGACTATCAAAAAAGAAACAAAGGTAAATATTTTTTTAATCATATATTACCCCCTTAATTGTGCCATATATTAATTCTAATTTAGAAATGACTAAAATAACTATGTTTCTATTTTCTAGATAAAACAGCAGATTCCTGCTTTTATTTTCAGCATAATAAATAGCATTACATATGATATTTTTTTATAAGGATTTTTAAAAAAGCAGTATATTTTTTGACATAAGCAGATAACTTTGATATAGTCAATAACGGTATGTAAGCTGACTAAACACTTATTCTACCACTATAAACCTGGATAAATTCCTGTATATGTCATATGCGGGAATTTTTTATTGGAAATATATTTTTAACAACAAACAAAATTAATCTTAAGGGGGTTACAGATGAATAAAATAGAAGTTAAAAACCTGTATAAGATATACGGTCCCAGACCAAAAGAGGTTATACCCCTCTTGAAAAAGGGATTAAACAAAGATGATATCTTACAGAAAACAAAACATAGTGTTGGTGTCAATAATATTAATTTTAATGCCAGAGAGGGTGAGGTCTTTGTTATTATGGGGCTTTCTGGCAGTGGAAAGTCTACCCTGATTCGTTGTATGAATAGATTAATCGAACCTACCCAGGGGGAAATCTTACTCGATGGTGAAGACCTGACAAAAATGGATAAGGAAGCATTACGGGAAGTACGCCGCCATAAACTGGCAATGGTCTTCCAGCATTTTGCCCTCTTCCCCCATAGAACAGTCCTGGAAAATGTAGAATATGGTTTTGAAATCCAGCATATCAAGAAGCCTACCAGGAAAGAAATCGCTTTACAGGCCCTAAAACAGGTAGGTCTTAAGGAATGGCATGATCACAAACCAGCCAACCTGAGTGGGGGTATGCAGCAGAGGGTAGGACTGGCCAGGGCACTGGCCATAGATCCTGATATTCTCTTAATGGATGAAGCCTTCAGTGCCCTTGACCCACTGATTAGAAGAGATATGCAGAATGAGCTGTTAAATCTCCAGTCTAAATTACACAAAACAATTATTTTTATTACCCATGACCTTGATGAAGCCCTTAGGATTGGAGATAGGATTGCTATTTTAAATGAAGAGGGACAAATTGTGCAGATTGGTGAACCTGAAGAAATACTTTCAAACCCGGCCAATGACTATGTAGCAAAATTTGTTCAAGGTGTAAATAGATTAAAGGTTTTAACAGCTGAAGATGTAATGTTTAGACCTGATGCCCTGATCCATCTTAAGGATGGGCCAAATATGGCCCTGAAAACCATGACCAGAGAAGGATTTTCCAGCCTTTATGTAGTCGATAGTAATAAAAAAGTTGCCGGTGTAATTGATATTGACAGAGCAGTGCAGGCTAAAAAAGACAGGAGTAAAAACCTGGATAAATACCTGGACAAGGATTTTGCCCAGGCCAAACCTGATACCCCCCTTACAGAATTATTACCCATGACCTCCCAAACAGCATATCCAATAGCAATTACAGATGACAGTAAAAGACTGTTGGGGATTATTGTCCGGGTAACAATTCTTTCTTCACTGGCAGAAGGGAGTGTTGCTGATGATTAATCTTCCAATTGGTAGTATTTTTGATATCCTGGTAAAATGGCTGAGTAATAATGCTGATTCCTTATTTGACTTTTTCTCTTCTATTATTGGTATCATTATAATCAATGTTGAGGGGCTATTACTGGTTATCCCCCCCTTACTCTTTATTATAATATTAGCAGCTCTGGCCTGGTATTTAGAAGGTAGAAACCTGCTGATTTTTACTGTAGTTGGTTTTATGATAATACTCAGCATGGACCTCTGGAGTGAAACAATGGAAACCCTGGCTATGGTCTTAAGCTCAGGAGTGGTTACCCTCAGTTTAGGTATTCCCCTCGGCATTCTAGCAGCTAAAAAGGACCTCTTTGATAAGATAATCAGGCCTGTACTGGATTTCATGCAGACTATGCCCAGTTTTGTTTATCTAATACCAGCTGTCATCTTTTTTGGAATGGGCATGGTTCCTGGTGTAATTGCTACAGTCATCTTCTCCATGCCACCTGTAATTAGATTAACCAATCTCGGATTGCGGCAGGTTGATAAAGAAGTAATTGAAGCAGCCAGGTCTTTCGGCTCTACCGGTAAACAAATACTCCTAAAGGTCCAGCTGCCCCTGGCAATTCCAACAATAATGGCCGGTATTAACCAAGCAATTATGCTCTCTTTATCTATGGTTGTTATTTCTTCAATGATCGGTGCTGGAGGGCTTGGAGGTATTGTCTTAAGGGGGATTACCCAATTAAAAATTGGCATGGGATTTGAAGGTGGTTTAGGTGTTGTCATCCTGGCTATCTTCCTTGACAGGATAACCCAGAGTTTTACATCTGAATAAAAACCATTAAGTATATTAATTAAGTCATATTATAAAGTAGTCAAAAAATATTAAATGGAGGTATTCTAATGAAGAAAACTAAATTATTATTAGGCATACTTGTTCTACTAATTTCACTTACTCTCTTTGTCGGCTGTACAAATAACACAAAAAAAGAACCGCTTGTCATGGGCGAACCAAACTGGCCAGGAATTTTAGCTAAAAACGCTGTTGCTACACATATCTTAAGTAATATCGGTTATGAGGTTGACAGAAAACAGCTGACAGACCCGGTCATCCATCAGGGGCTGGCAGATGCTGAAGTTGATATCTATCTAGGGTCATGGATGCCTTCTATCAAAGAATTACGTCAGGAATTGGGAGAAAATAATATTGACCTGGTAACCACCAATATGAATGATGGTCTCTATACAATGGCTGTTCCTGAATACCTCTGGGAACAAGGTGTGAGAACTTATAGTGACCTGAATAAATATGCTGATAAATTTGATTATAAAATGTATGTTGGTGAAGCCGGCTGGGAAGCATCTGAAATAATGAATCATGCCATCGATGAAAACATCTATAATCTTGGGAAATGGAAGGCAATTACTTCTACCCAGTCTGCCCTGATGGCCCAGATGAAAAAGGCCATTAATAATGAAGAATGGATGGTCTTTATTGCCTGGAAACCCCACTGGATGAACTATGTTTTTGATATAAAATACCTGGAAGACCCGGAACAACTCTGGGAAAGTGCTGAATCATGGGTAGACACACTTGCCAGAAAAGGTCTTAAAGAAGACTATCCCCAGGTCTATAAATTCCTGGAGCAGTTTATACCAGATGCCGAACTATCCAATGAATGGATCTATGAAATTGGCTACCAGGAGAAAGACCCTGATGATGTCGCCCGGAAATGGGTTGCTGAAAACATGGATATTGTTGCAGAATGGCTTGCTGGTGTAAAATCTGCCGATGGCAAAAAAGCCATTGATGTTTTAAGAAAAAA
This window contains:
- a CDS encoding Na+/H+ antiporter subunit E; its protein translation is MIKKIFTFVSFLIVWLIFAGRSSLDVIVVGIAASLLTTVLFGDMLYQRIEQRIGLLGALRKGLLTFLFIPVFFYEAVISALKVSKHVFEKSPSFSPGIVKVKTKLNNVSAITVLANLITLTPGTLTIDFDRAERAYYIHWIDVNTREEAEARKAIIARFERWLGVIYK
- a CDS encoding ABC transporter permease; the encoded protein is MINLPIGSIFDILVKWLSNNADSLFDFFSSIIGIIIINVEGLLLVIPPLLFIIILAALAWYLEGRNLLIFTVVGFMIILSMDLWSETMETLAMVLSSGVVTLSLGIPLGILAAKKDLFDKIIRPVLDFMQTMPSFVYLIPAVIFFGMGMVPGVIATVIFSMPPVIRLTNLGLRQVDKEVIEAARSFGSTGKQILLKVQLPLAIPTIMAGINQAIMLSLSMVVISSMIGAGGLGGIVLRGITQLKIGMGFEGGLGVVILAIFLDRITQSFTSE
- a CDS encoding quaternary amine ABC transporter ATP-binding protein; translated protein: MNKIEVKNLYKIYGPRPKEVIPLLKKGLNKDDILQKTKHSVGVNNINFNAREGEVFVIMGLSGSGKSTLIRCMNRLIEPTQGEILLDGEDLTKMDKEALREVRRHKLAMVFQHFALFPHRTVLENVEYGFEIQHIKKPTRKEIALQALKQVGLKEWHDHKPANLSGGMQQRVGLARALAIDPDILLMDEAFSALDPLIRRDMQNELLNLQSKLHKTIIFITHDLDEALRIGDRIAILNEEGQIVQIGEPEEILSNPANDYVAKFVQGVNRLKVLTAEDVMFRPDALIHLKDGPNMALKTMTREGFSSLYVVDSNKKVAGVIDIDRAVQAKKDRSKNLDKYLDKDFAQAKPDTPLTELLPMTSQTAYPIAITDDSKRLLGIIVRVTILSSLAEGSVADD
- a CDS encoding glycine betaine ABC transporter substrate-binding protein, with translation MKKTKLLLGILVLLISLTLFVGCTNNTKKEPLVMGEPNWPGILAKNAVATHILSNIGYEVDRKQLTDPVIHQGLADAEVDIYLGSWMPSIKELRQELGENNIDLVTTNMNDGLYTMAVPEYLWEQGVRTYSDLNKYADKFDYKMYVGEAGWEASEIMNHAIDENIYNLGKWKAITSTQSALMAQMKKAINNEEWMVFIAWKPHWMNYVFDIKYLEDPEQLWESAESWVDTLARKGLKEDYPQVYKFLEQFIPDAELSNEWIYEIGYQEKDPDDVARKWVAENMDIVAEWLAGVKSADGKKAIDVLRKNINK